In the genome of Cupriavidus taiwanensis, one region contains:
- a CDS encoding Bug family tripartite tricarboxylate transporter substrate binding protein has translation MNALIKTACRAAIAASALASGIAMAAYPDKPVRIVVPYPPGGASDTTARVLGEKLKEVTGATFVVENRPGANGNIAAEMVAKSPADGYTLLMANVGPNAISQSIYPNLGYDVNKSFAPIGQTTTVPIVLVAGPKVKAADIKGLVAEVKANPGKYTFASAGNGSSNHLVGEMFNAGLKTDMMHVPYKGDGPALTDVMAGQVSMMFTTAVAARPFVTGGKLKLIAVASKKRVPAFPDAPTIDESVLKGFDASSWGGLVAPAGTSPEIIKQLSAALMKVLAMPEVKSQLATLGAEVVATRPDEFARYIKSETDKWGAVAKSAKVVAE, from the coding sequence ATGAATGCATTGATCAAAACTGCGTGTCGTGCGGCCATCGCGGCTTCGGCCTTGGCGTCAGGCATCGCCATGGCAGCCTACCCGGATAAGCCTGTGCGCATTGTTGTGCCATACCCGCCGGGTGGCGCATCCGATACGACCGCGCGGGTGCTGGGCGAGAAGCTGAAGGAAGTCACCGGTGCCACCTTTGTGGTCGAGAACCGGCCCGGCGCAAACGGAAATATCGCGGCTGAGATGGTGGCCAAGTCGCCGGCAGATGGCTATACGCTGCTGATGGCGAACGTCGGCCCGAATGCGATCAGCCAGTCGATCTACCCGAACCTCGGCTACGACGTCAACAAGAGCTTCGCCCCAATCGGGCAAACCACCACGGTGCCGATCGTGCTGGTGGCCGGACCGAAGGTCAAGGCGGCGGATATCAAGGGGCTGGTGGCAGAAGTCAAGGCCAATCCGGGTAAGTACACCTTTGCGTCGGCCGGCAATGGCTCCTCCAATCACCTGGTTGGCGAGATGTTCAACGCTGGGCTGAAGACGGACATGATGCACGTGCCCTATAAGGGCGATGGCCCGGCTCTGACCGATGTGATGGCCGGGCAGGTGTCCATGATGTTCACTACGGCCGTTGCTGCGCGTCCTTTCGTGACTGGAGGAAAGCTCAAGCTCATCGCTGTGGCAAGTAAGAAGCGCGTGCCGGCGTTCCCCGATGCACCGACAATCGATGAATCCGTGCTTAAGGGATTCGACGCCTCTTCGTGGGGCGGTCTCGTTGCACCCGCCGGAACTTCGCCGGAAATCATCAAGCAACTGAGTGCCGCCCTGATGAAGGTGCTTGCCATGCCGGAAGTGAAGAGCCAGTTGGCGACGCTTGGTGCCGAAGTGGTGGCAACCAGGCCTGACGAGTTTGCCCGCTATATCAAGAGCGAAACCGACAAGTGGGGCGCTGTCGCGAAGTCGGCAAAGGTGGTCGCTGAATAA
- a CDS encoding LacI family DNA-binding transcriptional regulator, with protein MVNVKQVALLAGVSSATVSRALSAPELLRPETLKRVQEAIASLDYVPFAAARILRSGRTMSIGIIAPTLMNELYARAVDSLEKQLEALGYTVLLTCHRDNSEIELRCAREMLERRVDGIAIIGSQHHPDVFSLIHKHNVPYVLMWATDREGSHPTVGYDNRLAMRRLTAYLVNLGHREFAVLPGPLHTQHLSVQRLEGVKDVLSEHGIALREELVLPTPYEVEPARAAARACLTSPHRPTALICINDFIAVAAIAECRALGRSIPDDISVTGFGDWQVAELITPTLTTMRSNPVRIGELTARNIIAQIEGGARRDDLQDEFEPELIARESTAAVKIIAAP; from the coding sequence ATGGTCAACGTGAAACAGGTCGCTCTCCTTGCCGGCGTGTCTTCCGCCACCGTATCGCGCGCGTTGTCGGCACCTGAACTGCTGCGGCCTGAGACGCTGAAGCGCGTGCAGGAAGCGATTGCCAGCCTCGACTACGTGCCTTTTGCCGCTGCCCGGATCCTGCGTTCGGGACGGACCATGTCCATCGGCATCATCGCCCCGACGCTGATGAACGAACTGTACGCCAGAGCCGTGGACAGCCTGGAGAAGCAGCTCGAAGCGCTCGGCTATACCGTTCTTCTGACGTGCCATCGCGACAACAGCGAAATCGAGTTGCGCTGCGCGCGGGAAATGCTGGAGCGGCGCGTGGACGGCATCGCCATCATCGGCTCGCAGCACCACCCCGACGTCTTCTCGCTGATCCATAAGCACAATGTCCCCTATGTGCTGATGTGGGCAACGGATCGCGAAGGCAGCCATCCGACGGTTGGCTACGACAACCGGCTCGCGATGCGGCGGCTGACCGCCTATCTGGTAAACCTTGGGCACCGGGAATTCGCCGTCCTCCCGGGGCCGCTGCACACCCAGCACCTGTCGGTCCAGCGGCTCGAAGGCGTCAAGGACGTGCTCAGCGAACATGGCATTGCACTGCGCGAGGAACTGGTCCTGCCCACGCCCTATGAGGTCGAGCCGGCGCGCGCCGCGGCGCGCGCCTGCCTGACCAGTCCACATCGGCCTACCGCGCTGATCTGCATAAACGACTTCATCGCGGTCGCCGCCATCGCAGAGTGCCGCGCCCTGGGCCGGTCCATTCCGGACGATATCTCTGTGACCGGTTTCGGGGACTGGCAGGTCGCCGAACTTATCACGCCGACCCTGACAACCATGCGGTCGAATCCCGTGCGTATCGGGGAACTGACCGCGCGGAACATTATTGCGCAGATAGAAGGCGGGGCACGGCGGGACGATCTGCAGGACGAATTCGAGCCGGAGCTGATCGCTCGGGAAAGTACTGCTGCGGTGAAAATCATAGCGGCGCCTTAG